A single Drosophila ananassae strain 14024-0371.13 chromosome 3L, ASM1763931v2, whole genome shotgun sequence DNA region contains:
- the LOC6494727 gene encoding kinesin-like protein KIF13A isoform X1, producing MNHSPARIENHPEASAMSSDKIKVAVRVRPFNRREIELGTKCIVEMEKQQTILQNPPTLEKIERKQPKTFAFDHCFYSLNAEDDNFASQETVFDCVGRDILDNAFQGYNACIFAYGQTGSGKSYTMMGSQESKGIIPRLCDKLFSAIANKSTPELMYKVEVSYMEIYNEKVHDLLDPKPNKQSLKVREHNVLGPYVDGLSQLAVTSYQDIDNLMTEGNKSRTVAATNMNAESSRSHAVFSVVLTQILTDQATGVSGEKVSRMSLVDLAGSERAVKTGAVGDRLKEGSNINKSLTTLGLVISKLADQTNGRKGGNDKFVPYRDSVLTWLLKDNLGGNSRTVMVATISPSADNYEETLSTLRYADRAKRIVNHAVVNEDPNARIIRELRHEVETLRSMLKHATGSPVGDVQDKLAESENLMKQISQTWEEKLVKTERIQNERQQALEKMGISVQASGIKVEKNKYYLVNLNADPSLNELLVYYLKDRTLIGGRSISGQQPDIQLSGLGIQPEHCVITIEDSGLYMEPVQGARCFVNGSAAVEKTPLQNGDRILWGNHHFFRVNSPKSNNTSMCASEPQTPAQLIDYNFARDEIMQNELSNDPIQTAIARLERQHEEDKQVALEKQRQEYERQFQQLRNILSPSTPYAPYAPYDPLRMGKITPNTPTSQMRVEKWAQERDEMFRRSLGQLKTDIMRANSLVQEANFLAEEMEKKTKFSVTLQIPPANLSPNRRRGAFVSEPAILVKRTNSGSQIWTMEKLENKLIDMREMYQEHKDRVMNGLPLVEPFSDEEYDDKDEENKPQDPFYESQENHNLIGVANIFLEVLFHDVKLDYHTPIISQQGEVAGRLQVEIERIAGQMPQDRMCESVSESSGDSRDEYDDPVDPTANQITCRVTIKCASGLPLSLSNFVFCQYTFWGHQEMVVPVINAESTAHDQNMVFKFEHTKDFTVSINEEFLEHCIEGALSIEVWGHRSAGFSKSKGWEVEQQQAKARSLVDRWAELSRKIELWVEIHELNDNGEYSPVEVTNRNEVLTGGIYQLRQGQQRRVNVRVKPVQNSGTLPIICQSIVNVAIGSVTVRSRLQRPLDSYQEEDLTVLREKWSEALGRRRQYLDQQIQMLIKKEEKNEQERERELSLVHQWVSLTEERNAVLVPAPGSGIPGAPASWEPPSGMEPHVPVLFLNLNGDDLSAQNTNDELSIAGINSILSKEHGHKFYTLQILQHLDKDVCCVASWDSSMHDSQALNRVTEANERVYLILRTTVRLSHPAPMDLVLRKRLSINIKKGQTLTDRLKKFRLVRGENAIWQSGVTYEVVSNIPKASEELEDRESLAQLAASGDDCSASDGETYIEKYTRGVSAVESILTLDRLRQNVAVKELETAHGQPLSMRKTVSVPNFSQAVKDTTNTGSIMRFDASMESLLNVGRSESFADLNNSALGNKFSPAGHGAGGAGSGVIRNRHSFGGKGSSDDSPGKAFGIGTIALLSARPTFLNLNLNLNTLRNAPTKPSPATTKLLGMRMTTLHEEPLGGHRSLDEEPEDSYSDSEYAAEYEQERQQNRSFAGGRSRLTASKTMDSFMDVSNHSNQSYLSYTSSANSNMKHLTGLATLSMSSSTSSGYGSQAVSCNNLSNEDIASMRSMSIDETPDFDRINSNSPPNRQTRVNPFLKDMPKAKAQDQPEPQAKKLQETFTHPLELPKENAQSDEDEPEQLPKNNNNNNVESVKPAEPMIVAEMEQEAADPEIESQPELATDNQNGNKSAEEEVLEGDGIVTEELPAGKVVRRKKSNTQPPNNLNNNNTSNSTSQAPRVNHRASVAKMEGLAALMDSSIMTSSTEIDDESKDVEITVPDWIVVGESVLIRPYNTSGVIRFVGVTEFQPGAWIGVELDTPTGKNDGSVKGIQYFQCKPKHGMFVRSDKLMLDKRGKAMRAYKAAEKSNSISKEMSSSMTRSKSRGESLNVAARK from the exons ATGAATCACTCCCCGGCCCGCATCGAAAATCATCCAGAAGCCTCCGCCATGTCAAGTGATAAGATCAAAGTCGCGGTGAGGGTGCGACCCTTCAATCGACGCG aaATCGAATTGGGTACAAAATGTATcgtggaaatggaaaaacaGCAGACTATTCTGCAGAATCCACCCACATTGGAGAAGATCGAAAG AAAACAACCAAAGACATTTGCATTCGATCACTGTTTCTACTCTCTGAACGCCGAGGACGACAACTTCGCCTCCCAGGAGACGGTGTTCGATTGTGTGGGACGTGACATTCTGGATAATGCGTTCCAGGGCTATAATGCCTGCATATTCGCCTACGGCCAGACAG GCTCTGGCAAGTCGTATACGATGATGGGCTCCCAGGAGAGCAAGGGCATCATTCCACGCCTCTGCGACAAGCTCTTCTCCGCCATCGCCAACAAATCCACCCCCGAGCTGATGTACAAGGTGGAGGTCTCCTACATGGAGATCTACAACGAGAAGGTTCACGATCTACTGGATCCGAAGCCCAACAAGCAGTCGCTCAAGGTGCGCGAACACAATGTCCTGGGTCCCTACGTGGATGGCTTGTCGCAGCTGGCGGTGACATCCTACCAGGACATCGACAACCTCATGACCGAGGGCAACAAATCGCGCACCGTAGCTGCCACCAACATGAACGCCGAGTCATCTCGCTCGCATGCCGTCTTTTCGGTGGTTCTCACTCAGATATTGACGGACCAGGCGACGGGTGTCAGTGGCGAGAAGGTGTCCCGCATGTCCCTGGTGGACTTGGCCGGCTCGGAGAGAGCTGTGAAAACGGGAGCAGTTGGCGATCGCCTGAAAGAGGGCTCCAACATCAACAA ATCTTTGACCACGCTGGGCCTGGTCATATCGAAGCTGGCCGACCAGACGAACGGCCGGAAAGGCGGCAACGACAAGTTCGTGCCCTACCGTGACTCGGTTCTCacctggctgctgaaggacaACCTGGGCGGCAACTCGCGCACAGTAATGGTGGCCACCATCTCCCCCTCCGCCGACAACTACGAGGAGACACTGTCCACGCTCCGGTATGCGGATCGAGCCAAGCGAATTGTTAACCACGCCGTGGTGAACGAAGATCCCAATGCCCGGATTATCCGCGAACTGCGGCACGAGGTGGAGACGCTGCGCAGTATGTTGAAGCATGCCACTGGGTCGCCGGTGGGCGATGTCCAGGACAAGCTGGCCGAGAGCGAGAATCTGATGAAGCAAATATCGCAGACGTGGGAGGAGAAGCTCGTCAAGACCGAGCGCATCCAGAACGAACGGCAGCAGGCTCTGGAGAAGATGGGCATCAGCGTGCAGGCCAGTGGCATCAAAGTGGAGAAGAACAAGTACTACCTGGTCAATCTGAACGCAGATCCGTCCCTCAACGAGTTGCTAGTCTACTATCTGAAG gaTCGCACACTAATTGGTGGTCGTAGCATCAGTGGCCAGCAGCCGGACATTCAACTCTCCGGTCTGGGAATCCAGCCGGAACACTGTGTCATCACCATCGAGGACAGTGGCCTGTATATGGAGCCGGTGCAGGGTGCTCGTTGCTTTGTCAATGGCTCGGCCGCTGTGGAGAAGACGCCGCTGCAAAACGGCGATCGTATTCTGTGGGGCAACCACCACTTCTTCCGCGTCAATTCGCCAAAGAGCAACAATACCAGCATGTGCGCCTCCGAGCCACAGACTCCCGCTCAGCTGATCGATTACAACTTCGCCCGAGATGAGATTATGCAGAATGAGCTGAGCAACGACCCCATCCAGACGGCCATTGCTCGGTTGGAGCGCCAGCACGAGGAAGATAAGCAGGTGGCGCTGGAGAAGCAGCGGCAGGAGTACGAGCGCCAGTTCCAGCAACTGCGCAACATTCTCTCTCCCAGCACACCGTACGCTCCGTACGCCCCCTATGATCCGCTGCGGATGGGCAAGATCACACCAAATACTCCCACCTCGCAGATGCGAGTGGAAAAATGGGCGCAG GAGCGCGACGAGATGTTTCGGCGTAGTCTGGGCCAGCTGAAGACGGACATTATGCGAGCCAACTCTCTGGTACAGGAGGCCAACTTCCTGGCTGAGGAAATGGAGAAGAAGACCAAGTTCTCGGTCACTCTGCAGATACCGCCGGCCAACCTGAGTCCGAACAGGAGGCGCGGTGCCTTCGTCAGCGAACCGGCGATCCTGGTGAAGCGCACCAACTCCGGCAGCCAGATCTGGACGATGGAGAAGCTGGAGAACAAGCTGATCGACATGCGCGAGATGTACCAGGAGCACAAGGACCGGGTTATGAACGGACTG CCCCTTGTAGAGCCATTCTCAGACGAAGAGTACGACGACAAG GACGAGGAGAACAAGCCTCAGGACCCGTTCTACGAGTCCCAGGAGAACCACAACCTGATCGGAGTGGCCAACATATTCCTGGAGGTCCTCTTCCACGACGTGAAACTGGACTACCACACGCCGATCATAAGCCAGCAGGGCGAGGTGGCCGGGCGCTTGCAGGTGGAGATCGAAAGGATTGCTGGCCAAATGCCGCAGGATCGCATGTGTGAGTCGGTGTCCGAATCGTCGGGTGACTCGAGGGACGAGTACGATGATCCCGTGGATCCTACCGCAAACCAGATCACCTGCCGCGTGACCATCAAGTGTGCCAGCGGCCTACCGCTCTCGCTCTCTAACTTTGTCTTCTGCCAGTACACATTTTGGGGCCACCAGGAGATGGTGGTGCCGGTGATCAATGCCGAGTCCACAGCCCATGACCAGAACATGGTCTTCAAGTTCGAGCACACCAAGGACTTTACTGTGTCCATCAACGAGGAGTTCCTGGAGCACTGCATCGAGGGAGCTCTGTCCATCGAGGTGTGGGGCCATCGCAGCGCCGGGTTCTCCAAGTCCAAGGGCTGGGAggtggagcagcagcaggccaAGGCACGATCTCTGGTCGATCGCTGGGCGGAACTCTCGCGCAAGATCGAGCTCTGGGTGGAGATCCACGAGCTGAACGACAACGGAGAGTACTCGCCCGTGGAAGTGACAAACCGCAATGAAGTTCTCACTGGTGGCATCTACCAGCTCCGGCAGGGGCAACAGCGAAGGGTCAATGTGAGAGTGAAGCCTGTCCAGAACTCAGGCACCCTGCCCATCATCTGCCAATCGATTGTGAATGTGGCCATCGGCAGTGTCACGGTGCGGTCAAGGCTGCAACGGCCCCTAGACTCCTACCAGGAGGAGGATCTCACAGTGCTGCGCGAGAAGTGGAGCGAGGCTTTGGGTCGGAGGCGACAGTATCTGGACCAGCAGATCCAGATGCTGATCAAGAAGGAGGAGAAGAACGAGCAGGAACGTGAGCGCGAGCTGAGCTTGGTCCACCAATGGGTGTCACTGACGGAGGAGCGCAACGCAGTGCTGGTCCCAGCACCCGGATCGGGCATTCCCGGGGCACCTGCCTCCTGGGAGCCACCGTCCGGCATGGAGCCACATGTGCCAGTGCTCTTCCTCAACCTCAACGGCGATGATCTTTCCGCGCAGAACACCAACGATGAGCTGTCAATTGCCGGCATTAACTCGATCCTTTCGAAGGAGCACGGCCACAAATTCTATACCCTGCAGATCCTCCAGCACCTGGACAAGGACGTTTGCTGTGTGGCCAGCTGGGATTCGTCCATGCACGACAGCCAGGCTCTGAACCGTGTCACCGAGGCCAATGAACGCGTCTATCTCATCCTGCGGACCACGGTGCGCCTGTCGCATCCTGCTCCCATGGATCTGGTGCTGCGCAAGCGGCTGAGCATCAACATCAAGAAGGGCCAGACGCTGACCGATCGATTGAAGAAGTTCCGACTGGTGCGGGGCGAAAATGCCATCTGGCAGAGTGGCGTCACCTACGAGGTGGTATCCAACATTCCGAAGGCCTCCGAGGAGCTCGAAGATCGCGAGTCCCTAGCCCAGTTAGCGGCTAGTGGGGATGACTGTTCCGCCAGTGATGGAGAGACCTACATAG AGAAATACACGCGTGGTGTGTCGGCCGTGGAGAGCATCTTAACCCTGGACCGACTGCGTCAGAATGTGGCTGTCAAGGAGCTGGAGACGGCCCACGGACAGCCGCTGTCCATGCGCAAGACCGTCAGTGTGCCGAACTTCTCGCAG GCGGTAAAAGACACCACCAATACCGGGAGT ATTATGCGCTTCGATGCATCGATGGAGTCGCTACTGAATGTGGGACGATCCGAGTCCTTTGCCGATCTCAACAACAGTGCCCTGGGCAACAAGTTTTCGCCAG CTGGCCATGGCGCAGGAGGAGCAGGCAGCGGAGTCATCCGCAATCGCCACAGCTTCGGTGGCAAGGGAAGCAGCGATGATTCCCCCGGAAAAGCCTTTGGCATTG GCACAATAGCTCTGCTGTCAG CGCGTCCAACATTTTTGAATCTCAATTTGAACTTGAACACATTGAGAAATGCGCCAACGAAAC CTTCGCCGGCCACCACCAAGCTACTGGGAATGCGGATGACCACGCTGCACGAGGAGCCTCTTGGTGGACATAGATCTCTGGATGAGGAGCCAGAGGACAGCTACAGCGACTCCGAGTACGCCGCCGAGTACGAGCAGGAGCGGCAGCAGAACAGGAGCTTCGCTGGCGGACGCTCCCGGCTAACGGCCTCCAAGACCATGGACTCGTTCATGGACGTCAGCAACCACTCCAACCAGAGCTACTTGAGCTACACGTCCAGCGCCAATTCAAATATGAAGCATCTGACTGGCCTGGCCACGCTGAGCATGAGCTCCTCCACCAGCAGTGGCTACGGCTCCCAGGCGGTCTCGTGCAACAATCTGAGCAACGAGGACATAGCTTCAATGCGTTCCATGAGCATTGATGAGACGCCAG ATTTCGATCGAATCAACTCGAATTCGCCACCCAACCGACAGACTCGTGTCAATCCCTTCCTGAAGGACATGCCCAAGGCAAAAGCCCAAGATCAACCGGAGCCTCAGGCCAAGAAGCTGCAGGAAACGTTTACGCACCCATTGGAGCTGCCAAAGGAAAACGCACAATCCGACGAAGATGAACCCGAGCAGTTGccaaagaacaacaacaacaacaatgttGAATCGGTCAAACCAGCGGAGCCAATGATCGTTGcagagatggagcaggaggctGCTGACCCAGAAATCGAATCACAACCAGAGCTTGCCACAGACAATCAGAACGGCAACAAGTCcgcggaggaggaggtgctGGAAGGCGATGGCATCGTTACGGAAGAGCTGCCCGCTGGCAAGGTTGTGCGGCGCAAGAAGTCCAACACGCAGCCACCGAACAACctgaacaacaacaataccAGTAACAGCACAAGTCAGGCGCCGCGTGTCAACCATCGCGCTTCGGTGGCCAAAATGGAAGGCCTCGCCGCCCTAATGGACTCCAGCATAATGACAAGCAGCACAGAAATCGATG ATGAGAGCAAAGATGTGGAAATCACCGTGCCCGATTGGATAGTGGTTGGCGAGTCGGTGTTGATACGCCCTTACAACACGAGCGGTGTTATTCGCTTCGTTGGCGTCACAGAGTTCCAGCCGGGTGCCTGGATTGGCGTGGAATTGGATACCCCGACTGGCAAGAACGACGGCAGCGTGAAGGGTATTCAGTATTTCCAGTGCAAGCCGAAGCACGGCATGTTCGTGCGCTCCGACAAGCTGATGCTGGACAAGCGCGGAAAGGCGATGCGGGCGTACAAGGCCGCTGAGAAGAGCAACAGCATTAGCAAAG AGATGAGCAGCTCGATGACTCGATCGAAGAGCCGCGGCGAATCACTAAATGTGGCGGCGCGAAAATGA